From one Bradyrhizobium sp. Ash2021 genomic stretch:
- a CDS encoding GNAT family N-acetyltransferase produces MAEIAEQTVVRRALINDATGARAPAAKAAAAPAPLADISPAQWRALAERAIEPNGYYLPDWELAVSASARGRVEASALNAWSEASKLIGLMPVIPMRRAYNIPLPALVSADPYGTLCTPLLDREMADDAAWRLLQQARRAGHHALILRDVALDGAAMKAFAEALRRDGLRPRVLQSHLRACLDATRDAEELLREALGAKKLKELRRQRNRLGEHGAVHFDVARTQAEVATALETFLALEASGWKAKRGTALGQDFGDAAFIRRATAGLAGTGQCEIISLRAGDTPVAAGIVLRHRDRAFYFKLGVDECFARFSPGVQLTLDLTAHLCADPAIALADSTASPDHPMINPIWRGRLAIGDVLIPLRRHDPVVALIHAALALRQSIRGPMRRAVHFIRKRQEKSS; encoded by the coding sequence GTGGCCGAGATTGCTGAACAAACGGTGGTCCGTCGTGCATTGATCAACGATGCCACGGGCGCACGCGCGCCGGCGGCGAAAGCCGCCGCTGCGCCGGCGCCGCTCGCCGACATCTCCCCTGCCCAATGGCGCGCGCTCGCCGAGCGCGCCATCGAGCCGAACGGTTATTATCTGCCCGACTGGGAATTGGCGGTCAGCGCTTCCGCGCGGGGCCGCGTCGAGGCTTCCGCGCTGAATGCATGGAGCGAGGCCTCGAAACTGATCGGCCTGATGCCGGTCATTCCGATGCGCCGCGCCTACAACATTCCGCTGCCCGCCCTTGTCAGCGCCGACCCCTATGGCACGCTTTGCACGCCGCTGCTCGATCGCGAGATGGCTGACGACGCGGCCTGGCGGCTGCTGCAGCAGGCCCGGCGGGCCGGTCACCACGCACTGATCCTGCGCGACGTGGCGCTCGATGGCGCCGCGATGAAGGCCTTTGCCGAGGCATTGCGGCGCGACGGCCTGCGCCCGCGCGTGCTGCAGTCCCATCTCCGCGCCTGTCTCGACGCGACGCGCGACGCGGAAGAATTGCTGCGCGAGGCGCTCGGCGCCAAGAAATTGAAAGAACTGCGCCGCCAGCGCAACCGCCTCGGCGAACATGGCGCGGTCCATTTCGACGTCGCGCGCACCCAGGCGGAAGTAGCCACCGCGCTCGAAACGTTTCTTGCGCTGGAAGCCAGCGGCTGGAAGGCCAAGCGCGGTACCGCGCTCGGACAGGATTTTGGCGATGCGGCCTTTATCCGCCGCGCGACCGCAGGCCTGGCCGGGACCGGCCAGTGCGAGATAATCAGCCTGCGAGCCGGCGATACGCCGGTGGCGGCGGGGATCGTGCTGCGGCATCGGGATCGCGCGTTCTATTTCAAGCTCGGCGTCGACGAGTGCTTCGCCAGATTTTCGCCGGGCGTGCAGCTGACGCTGGACCTGACCGCGCATCTCTGCGCCGACCCGGCCATTGCGCTCGCCGATTCCACCGCGAGCCCCGATCATCCCATGATCAATCCGATCTGGCGCGGACGGCTGGCGATCGGCGACGTGCTGATCCCGCTGCGGCGGCACGATCCCGTCGTCGCACTGATCCATGCGGCCTTGGCGTTGCGCCAATCGATCCGCGGGCCGATGCGCCGCGCCGTTCACTTCATCAGGAAACGTCAGGAGAAATCCTCATGA
- a CDS encoding HigA family addiction module antitoxin, whose product MTPIVHPGRLLKRELAARKLSANRLSLDIGVPSGRITYIPDGRRTISADTAVRLGCYFGNNAQFWLDLQGQYDIGVVQREKGAPPAAPIR is encoded by the coding sequence ATGACTCCCATCGTCCATCCCGGCCGTTTGCTGAAACGCGAATTGGCGGCCCGTAAGCTCAGCGCCAATCGCCTGTCACTCGATATCGGCGTGCCATCCGGCCGCATCACCTATATCCCCGATGGCCGCCGCACGATCTCGGCCGATACCGCGGTGCGGCTGGGCTGTTATTTCGGCAACAACGCGCAGTTCTGGCTGGACCTGCAGGGCCAATATGACATTGGCGTCGTGCAGAGGGAAAAGGGCGCGCCGCCTGCGGCCCCTATACGGTAG